The region CCGCCATTTTAAGCCAGGggaggggggttctactaagctatgtggaattgttttaagaggtcataccaaggataattttgctatttgatttttaagaccccttgaagtataatgtttatataaaaaataaagcctTAGTGCtcttagcccatacaaacgcattgaatatcattcactacatggaacaacagtaccccccaaaaaaatctaaaggaagtttgttgtgtctgtcctatatcagaGAAATtagaaagatcaggaaatatgTGATTTTTCATTACAtgcatttaaccccttatttctggcactaaacagtctccatatatacttccataaatgttttaaacTTGTACCGGGGGACCTTTTATATGAGTCTTgcgaggcctgtgggcgtcctagagaaaaacaaccgacatgtttGTGATCATGAGAGTACTGCTTTCCCACAGAGgggtattagtgtgtagcccaaactgttcggaaactacagacagaagtttacagatcggctgtaccgacctcagacgagtcccaagatggttgtgtgtgtgtgggggggggggggggtcgtagagcaaaacaccattgtgttcgtgagagtcccaGCTTTCCATAGATAGTTTTCTAGGtcaaaccattcggacgctacGGACGATTTTGTGAGCAGAACCATTTTTCAGGACGTCtcttggtctgacaaacaccgctctagctccgtcacctttcaccgcagatgaggAAGTGTGGCATGGGCGCATGCGGTGGACTGAGATGCATCCAATACACCATCTCcctagcttaaactgacacatTGTTACggggattgttttattatgctTATTATGttaatgctaattagatttccgtgGGGGCGCGGACATCGACATAAGGGggttaaagaaatcaaaaagtagtcaactgggtcaGTATGTTTTttatgggttgtagcctcaatggcgctgccccatgctgtcacagacgacTACAACGCCACAGATGCAGAGACgagccctctacctctctctatggTCTCATCCTAGTCATGCGAGTAGAGCTAGGTTAGGAGGGCAGGGAAGCTTGAGCTCGGCTCGAGGGGGGGCGGGGCTGGATTGGACGGAGTGAAGAAATAGGACGGGCTCCAGGGGCCAATCAGATCTGTTGCTTGAAGGCTCCGCTGGCGGCGTTGGAGGCGGCGGTGGCAGCGGCGGTCTGGACCGTCTTGTTGGCCATGACGCCCGTGGCGAACTCGGCCTGGGCCTTCTCAAAGCTCGCCCCTGTGGTACGGTACATGCCATGGACCTGGAGGgataagagggagaggagagggaaagagggagagcaacgaagagagaggaggagaggcgatTATTGAAATGAGGTCTATGAATACCCCAAGTGTTCGTCATCTCAAAGAACGTGCGGGATGTTCTGATGCCGTTGAGTCTAATCTTCACAAACCTGGTGAACAGCCGAGTCGCATTCACACCTTTATGATTACAAtgagggattgtgtgtgtgtgtgtgtgggggggtaccTTTTTGAACATGATGAGCGACATTACAGCCAGGGCGGTGAAAAGAGCAGCGATGAGGATCATGATGATGCCAACAGGGATGCTCTTATTCAGACCAATCAGAGCGGAGATCCACCCACTGTTGGAGAGAAGGACAACCAGAGAGGATACTAGGTACTGAATCTCTATCCATAAACAGGGTGAATAACATCCATTCCGGGTGATGTCAGAGAACCGTGTGGCCATGTCACTTCCTGTTAATGTCTGTGACAGTGACTGTCCTCACCTGGCGCCCCAGCCGGAGATGCCGATGGACTGCATCACGTGAACGCCAAACTGACAGATGTACACGAAGAAGAATACAAAGAAACGGAACGAGCTGTcactcctggagagagagaaagacactgcCGTTTAATGAACGACATCGGAGTGTGTGTACATATGGGCATTTTGGgtacatgtgtgtatgtctgtgtgtctctgtgtgtgtgcgcgcgcttgtTTCTACACCCACCTGAAAGCTCCATAGAGGGGTCTGTACCAGCAGACGAAGGAGCAGGGGGTGAAGATCATGAACCAGAGCATGGCCAGACCAAAGTCCACTCCCCTGGTCGCATCCACACAGAACCAGGCCAGACAGCCAAACATGTTGGCGAACAGCGTCCCCGTGTGGACTTGAGGGGAACGACAAGCACAATACCTCTGATTAGTTTAAATTAAAACTTTGCATAGAAATGTAACAGAGCAGATAGAAATGCCAGTTGTGTAGAATAGAGATGTGCATCAGCTCTCTAagttacatttctatgtgaaagTGAGAGAGTACTTGATACAGGTCCTATGCCGCATCCAATTCCATCTCTATCTGAAAGGGAGGCCCTGATAGGCTACGTCAGGGTCCTGCCAAGTCAAGCTAACGAAGCACAGGAGGTTAGGAAAAGGAGGACAAGGAACGATGGCTGCTCAATAATTGAACACTACGGAGCCTGGTGGTGCGCGTACGCAGTCAATTAAATAATTCACACACTGAGCAGAACTCTACCTTGGGGCTATAATAATGGCAGGCCTCTGGGCATTGTGGAGAGTCTGGTGTGCTGCTGTCTACAGTCAGATTGGCATATAGCTACAGCGGAAGGACTCTGCACCATGCTGAGGCATCTAACACTCACACTCTGGGTGAGAGAGAATACATAACGTGtaggtggaggagagggtgagtgagAGCCACAAAGAGGGTAGAGCGAGGACGAgtgagagataagagagaaagaaggtaGGGCGTCAAGACAGGTTGGAACTCCCCGTGACCCCCCCCCGGGTCACCTGACCCAGTCACATAACCAACCACATGACCTAACCATGTGGTGATGGAATTCCAAGCTGTGCTATTGGCCCATGTCTAATACATTTCCTTTATAATCCCGCTCAATGGCCTTTTCATATTTAACAGACTGGCTGTcaagcaaacaaaaaaatatatatatattaaaaaattaaattaaataaaaatggagATCAGTTTTTTTCCGAAGCTGACGACAAAACTCTGAACAGAGGTTCAGGCATATTGAAAGAACAATTCTAAAGAATTCTACATGTACCATACTAGTGTCCGTTTTCCGACGTTACAAGCACTGAGCGGGATGGGTGAGGGTGGGGGGCAGATGACTTGACAAGAGGGCAGAGGTCACTCACACATCCAGATGTAGTACATGATCTTGACAGTCTTCTGGAACTCCACAGGGATGTCCACTGTGATGTCGTGGTAGAAACAGGGGCCCACGGGGAACTTCTCCGGGAGAGGAGGCCAGTTGTTTTTCCTACCTGAGCCAGAGAGAAAGGAGCAACGCTTGAATGATTCTGCCAAACGTTGCGTGAAGGTTTGGGCCTGACAAAGCTTCTAGGTAGTTTGCGCGCAAGACCCTTGGTTGAATGTTGTGTGAAGGTTGGTGCCAACCTCCTGATGTGCTGAGCgactgcatctctctctcgcgGCGATCTAGCTCGGCGGCCTTCCTCTCCAGCTCTTCCTGTCTCCTCAGCAGCTCTGTAGCCGCCCACGCctgctcctacacacacacacacacacacacatcaaacagtgCCCACTAACACTACACAAACAAGCAatatacagtacagagagatGTTATCCAGGCTAGATCACACTCCACATGGCTGACAAGTTGGATTTGACCGAAAACATTGAACTTCAAGTCAACTTGAAACTGACATCGAGGCAGCTGACTTTTGTtttagtaatgtgtgtgtgtgtgtgtgtgtgtgtgtgtgtgttcggcagACTACTGTATCAGCACACAGCACAGTCCCAGTAGTcgtctccacctcctctctttccatGCGATTCAGAATAATTTACACTCCGCTTTTAATTCGACTAAAGGCAAATCGCTGTGCAGGCttcgctagtgtgtgtgtgtgccccaacTCTAGCAAGCAACAACTGCAGGAAGCAATGGCTGTATTTGATGTCACTAGCCAAACTACTGACAAAATGCTGCCCAATGCAACTTTTTTATTcattaattttatttaactaggcaagtcagttaagaacaaattcttatttacaacaacggcctaccccggtcaaaccc is a window of Salvelinus sp. IW2-2015 linkage group LG5, ASM291031v2, whole genome shotgun sequence DNA encoding:
- the LOC111963907 gene encoding secretory carrier-associated membrane protein 1; its protein translation is MSDFDHNPFADPEFNNPFQDPSVTQVTQNAPPGLEEYNPFTDAKPVHPGPAPKVPPPPTTTTTNTQPAIMKPTEEPPAYSQSQEQAWAATELLRRQEELERKAAELDRREREMQSLSTSGGRKNNWPPLPEKFPVGPCFYHDITVDIPVEFQKTVKIMYYIWMFHTGTLFANMFGCLAWFCVDATRGVDFGLAMLWFMIFTPCSFVCWYRPLYGAFRSDSSFRFFVFFFVYICQFGVHVMQSIGISGWGASGWISALIGLNKSIPVGIIMILIAALFTALAVMSLIMFKKVHGMYRTTGASFEKAQAEFATGVMANKTVQTAAATAASNAASGAFKQQI